A genome region from Rhinopithecus roxellana isolate Shanxi Qingling chromosome 10, ASM756505v1, whole genome shotgun sequence includes the following:
- the ARPC3 gene encoding actin-related protein 2/3 complex subunit 3: MPAYHSSLMDPDTKLIGNMALLPIRSQFKGPAPRETKDTDIVDEAIYYFKANVFFKNYEIKNEADRTLIYITLYISECLKKLQKCNSKSQGEKEMYTLGITNFPIPGEPGFPLNAIYAKPANKQEDEVMRAYLQQLRQETGLRLCEKVFDPQNDKPSKWWTCFVKRQFMNKSLSGPGQ; this comes from the exons GCTTACCACTCTTCTCTCATGGATCCTGACACCAAACTCATCGGAAACATGGCACTCTTACCTATCAGAAGTCAATTCAAAGGACCTGCACCCAGAGAGA CAAAAGATACAGATATTGTGGATGAAGCCATCTATTACTTCAAGGCCAATGTCTTCTTCAAAAACTATGAAATTAAG AATGAAGCTGATAGGACCTTAATATATATTACTCTCTACATTTCTGAATGTCTGAAGAAACTCCAAAAG tgcaatTCCAAAAGCCAAGGTGAGAAAGAAATGTATACATTGGGAATCACTAATTTTCCCATTCCTGGAGAGCCTGGTTTTCCACTTAATGCAATTTATGCCAAACCTGCGAACAAACAGGAAGATG AAGTGATGAGAGCCTATTTACAACAGCTAAGGCAAGAGACTGGACTGAGACTTTGTGAGAAAGTTTTCGACCCTCAGAATGATAAACCTAGCAAG TGGTGGACTTGCTTTGTGAAGAGACAGTTCATGAACAAGAGTCTTTCAGGACCTGGACAGTGA